Genomic window (Deltaproteobacteria bacterium):
GTATTCCAAAACCAGAACCAGACACTGACCTCCAGCATTTCCGGTGAGAATGCCGGTGATGCCTTGGGCAAAAATACCAACGTCTGGCTCAGAGGTTATGGCCAATGGAGCGATGGCAAGTCTGATGGCAATGCCACGGGCTATAACCAGAGCCTGAGCGGTGTCATCGGTGGCGTGGATTATAAAGTCTCGAATCGCTCCACCTTGGGTATTA
Coding sequences:
- a CDS encoding autotransporter domain-containing protein gives rise to the protein MNTEQDMRRAFDRVLSEHVFQNQNQTLTSSISGENAGDALGKNTNVWLRGYGQWSDGKSDGNATGYNQSLSGVIGGVDYKVSNRSTLGI